In a genomic window of Thiosocius teredinicola:
- the tilS gene encoding tRNA lysidine(34) synthetase TilS, with translation MSSRAECTIDAQRLLAHLHDDLPTPTHYWVGFSGGVDSTVLLHLIAQIRASLPAPVSAIHIDHGLQAESANWSQHCARTAERCGIPYHSLRVDARPSAGESPEAAARAARYAAIADAIEDDAMLLTAHHLDDQAETLLLQLLRGAGVEGLAAMPACRRWHNRWHARPLLALRRRTLHAWAVEKRLHWIEDPSNAIDVADRNYLRNRVMPMLGARWPAAADNIARSAELCADAAETILGVAEADLATAQSDDGALRLSMLRELPKARARKLLRVWLRGHALPSLSLTRLDEALSQLCDARSDADVTIECGDRAIRRFRGKAYVVAQHRLDLPGEPFDWQGDEVVLPAGLGVLRRVAAPGGISRQMWDSGRVQVGFRHADVRCRPAGREGTRSFKKLAQSFDIPPWERERIPILLIGGEVAALAGYCVCEPFAAAEDEQGWQLEWIAERIKE, from the coding sequence GTGTCGTCTCGAGCTGAATGTACTATCGATGCGCAGCGGCTGCTCGCGCATCTGCACGATGACCTGCCCACCCCGACCCATTACTGGGTCGGCTTCAGCGGCGGTGTCGATTCCACCGTTCTGCTACACCTGATCGCACAGATCCGCGCGTCGTTGCCGGCGCCGGTCTCGGCGATCCACATCGACCACGGCCTGCAGGCCGAATCGGCGAACTGGTCACAACACTGCGCGCGTACTGCCGAGCGGTGCGGCATTCCCTATCATTCACTGCGCGTCGATGCCCGGCCGTCGGCCGGTGAGAGCCCCGAGGCGGCTGCGCGGGCGGCACGCTATGCGGCGATCGCCGATGCGATCGAAGACGACGCGATGCTGCTGACTGCACATCATCTCGACGACCAGGCCGAAACCTTGTTGCTGCAACTGCTGCGGGGGGCCGGCGTCGAGGGCCTGGCGGCGATGCCGGCATGTCGCCGTTGGCACAACCGATGGCACGCGCGACCGTTGCTCGCGTTGCGACGCCGCACATTGCATGCCTGGGCTGTCGAAAAGCGACTGCACTGGATCGAAGACCCGAGCAATGCGATCGATGTTGCCGACCGCAACTACCTGCGCAACCGGGTCATGCCGATGCTCGGCGCGCGCTGGCCGGCGGCGGCCGACAATATCGCGCGCAGCGCCGAGCTGTGTGCCGACGCGGCCGAGACGATACTCGGCGTCGCCGAAGCGGACCTCGCGACAGCGCAATCCGACGATGGCGCATTGCGGCTGTCGATGCTGCGTGAGTTGCCCAAGGCGAGGGCACGCAAGTTGTTGCGCGTGTGGTTGCGCGGGCATGCATTGCCGAGCCTTTCGCTGACACGGCTCGACGAGGCGTTGTCGCAACTGTGCGACGCGCGCAGCGATGCCGACGTGACCATCGAGTGCGGTGACCGGGCGATCCGCCGCTTCCGCGGCAAGGCCTACGTGGTCGCGCAACATCGGCTCGATCTGCCCGGCGAGCCGTTCGATTGGCAGGGCGACGAGGTCGTGTTGCCCGCCGGTCTCGGTGTTCTGCGCCGGGTTGCCGCCCCGGGTGGGATCAGTCGTCAGATGTGGGACAGCGGCCGGGTGCAGGTCGGTTTCCGGCATGCCGATGTGCGCTGTCGGCCGGCCGGGCGCGAAGGCACGCGGTCATTCAAAAAATTGGCCCAGTCGTTCGACATCCCGCCGTGGGAGCGCGAACGCATCCCGATCCTGTTGATCGGCGGCGAGGTGGCTGCGCTGGCCGGCTACTGCGTGTGCGAACCGTTCGCCGCCGCCGAGGACGAGCAAGGCTGGCAGCTCGAGTGGATCGCGGAGCGGATCAAGGAATGA
- a CDS encoding paraquat-inducible protein A, whose protein sequence is MSFTNSYAYRRPGIGIAINLGLLLSLALLLYGLQAPILTLEKFYFFSNTVSLLSALQTLAQEAEWGLFALVGSFSVAFPILKLIALFLIWNFDPSQGERHRRHLEWLAVYSKWSMLDVFVVALLVVSIKLGALAEAHVGIGIYAFAASVVLSMLLSNWISRHAIETPTAPVG, encoded by the coding sequence ATGAGTTTTACCAACAGCTACGCCTATCGGCGGCCGGGTATCGGCATCGCCATCAACCTGGGACTGCTGCTGTCGTTGGCGCTGCTGCTGTACGGTCTGCAGGCGCCGATCCTGACGCTGGAGAAGTTCTACTTCTTCAGCAACACGGTCAGCCTGTTGTCGGCACTGCAGACCCTGGCCCAGGAGGCGGAGTGGGGCCTGTTCGCGTTGGTCGGCTCGTTCAGCGTTGCCTTCCCGATCCTCAAACTGATCGCGCTGTTCCTGATCTGGAACTTCGACCCGTCGCAGGGCGAGCGCCACCGGCGCCACCTGGAGTGGCTGGCGGTGTACAGCAAGTGGTCGATGCTCGACGTGTTCGTGGTCGCCCTGCTGGTGGTCTCGATCAAGCTCGGCGCGCTGGCCGAGGCGCATGTCGGCATCGGCATCTACGCCTTCGCCGCCAGCGTCGTGCTGAGCATGCTGCTGTCGAATTGGATCAGCCGGCACGCGATCGAAACACCGACCGCGCCGGTTGGGTAA
- the prfB gene encoding peptide chain release factor 2 (programmed frameshift), whose translation MQDINPITNKIADLRGRLSSLRGYLDYEGKKERLTEVLRELEDPDIWNDQERAQALGKERALLEGVVLNMDELTAGLSDGADLLEMAVEEGDEDTVDSIAADVDAFDERVAELEFRRMFAGELDANNAFLDIQAGSGGTEAQDWAEMLLRMYLRWGEQHGFKTELMEVSPGEVAGIKSATIRFEGDYAFGWLRTETGVHRLVRKSPFDSGNRRHTSFSSVFVSPEIDDSIEIEINPADLRIDVYRASGAGGQHVNRTESAVRITHNPTGLVTQCQNDRSQHKNKDQAMKQLKAKLYELEMQKRSESQQALEDSKSDIGWGSQIRSYVLDQSRIKDLRTNIETGNTQAVLDGGLDMFIEASLKSGL comes from the exons ATGCAGGATATCAATCCCATCACGAACAAGATTGCCGATCTGAGGGGACGGTTGTCGTCTCTCAGGGGGTATCTT GACTACGAAGGCAAGAAAGAACGCCTGACCGAGGTCCTGCGCGAACTCGAAGACCCGGACATCTGGAACGATCAGGAGCGCGCCCAGGCGCTGGGTAAGGAACGCGCACTGCTCGAGGGCGTCGTGCTCAACATGGACGAGCTCACCGCCGGCCTGAGCGACGGCGCCGACCTGCTCGAAATGGCCGTCGAAGAGGGCGATGAAGACACGGTCGACTCGATCGCGGCCGATGTCGACGCGTTCGACGAGCGCGTTGCCGAACTCGAATTCCGCCGCATGTTCGCCGGTGAACTCGATGCCAACAATGCCTTCCTCGATATCCAGGCAGGCTCCGGCGGCACCGAGGCACAGGACTGGGCCGAGATGCTGCTGCGCATGTACCTGCGTTGGGGCGAACAGCATGGTTTCAAGACCGAGCTGATGGAAGTGTCGCCGGGCGAAGTCGCCGGCATCAAGAGTGCGACCATCCGTTTCGAAGGCGATTACGCGTTTGGCTGGTTGCGCACCGAGACCGGTGTGCACCGTCTGGTGCGCAAGTCACCGTTCGACTCGGGTAACCGCCGGCATACCTCGTTCAGTTCGGTGTTCGTCTCGCCCGAGATCGATGACTCGATCGAGATCGAGATCAATCCGGCCGATCTGCGTATCGATGTGTACCGCGCATCCGGTGCCGGTGGTCAGCACGTCAACCGGACCGAATCGGCGGTACGTATCACGCACAATCCCACCGGCCTCGTAACCCAGTGTCAGAACGACCGCTCGCAACACAAGAATAAAGACCAGGCGATGAAACAGCTCAAGGCCAAGCTGTACGAGCTCGAGATGCAAAAGCGCAGCGAGAGCCAGCAGGCGCTCGAAGACAGCAAATCGGACATCGGCTGGGGCAGCCAGATCCGTTCCTACGTGCTCGACCAGTCGCGTATCAAAGACCTGCGCACCAACATCGAAACGGGCAACACCCAGGCCGTGCTCGACGGTGGCCTGGACATGTTCATCGAAGCGAGCCTGAAGAGCGGCCTGTAA
- the lysS gene encoding lysine--tRNA ligase has protein sequence MTDANTQADENKLIAQRREKLAVIRENGIAFPNHFRRDVLAAELQDRLGDKSKEELEELAQRARVAGRIMARRGPFLVIQDMSGRIQFYVDKKSLPEELASQIKSWDIGDIVGGEGPVHKSGKGDLYIYLDEAVLLTKALRPLPEKWHGLADQEQRYRQRYVDLIVNQEARQTFVMRSRIIDYIRRYFVDAGFLEVETPMMQVIPGGATARPFVTHHNALDMALYLRIAPELYLKRLVVGGFERVFEINRNFRNEGLSARHNPEFTMIEFYEAYVDYSHLMDRTEELLRGIAVDILGNPVVSYQGQTYDFGKPFTRMSVKEAILHYNSDINADDLDDLEKASAHAKRLGIDVKPTYGLGKVQIEIFEKTVEHELKDPTFITAYPTEVSPLARRNDADPFVTDRFEFFVGGRELANGFSELNDPEDQAERFRRQVEEKEAGDDEAMHFDADYVRALEHGLPPTAGEGIGIDRLVMLFTDSPSIRDVLLFPHMRPEV, from the coding sequence ATGACAGACGCCAACACCCAAGCGGACGAAAACAAACTGATTGCGCAGCGCCGCGAAAAACTGGCCGTGATCCGCGAGAATGGCATCGCTTTCCCGAATCATTTCCGGCGCGACGTGCTCGCGGCGGAACTGCAGGACCGGCTTGGCGACAAGTCGAAAGAAGAATTGGAAGAACTGGCGCAGCGCGCGCGGGTGGCCGGCCGCATCATGGCGCGTCGCGGTCCGTTCCTGGTCATCCAGGACATGTCGGGGCGTATCCAGTTTTACGTCGACAAGAAGAGCCTGCCCGAAGAACTGGCCAGCCAGATCAAGAGCTGGGACATCGGCGACATCGTCGGTGGCGAAGGGCCGGTACACAAATCGGGCAAGGGCGATCTGTACATCTATCTCGATGAAGCCGTACTGCTGACCAAAGCCCTGCGCCCGCTGCCCGAGAAGTGGCATGGGCTTGCCGATCAGGAGCAACGTTATCGTCAGCGCTATGTCGACCTGATCGTCAACCAGGAGGCGCGTCAGACCTTCGTGATGCGCTCGCGCATCATCGACTACATCCGCCGCTACTTTGTCGACGCCGGCTTCCTCGAAGTCGAGACGCCGATGATGCAGGTGATCCCGGGCGGTGCGACGGCGCGGCCGTTCGTCACCCACCACAACGCCTTGGATATGGCCTTGTACCTGCGTATCGCGCCCGAGCTCTATCTCAAGCGCCTGGTGGTCGGCGGCTTTGAACGGGTCTTCGAGATCAACCGCAACTTCCGCAACGAGGGGCTGTCGGCGCGCCACAACCCCGAGTTCACGATGATCGAGTTCTACGAGGCGTATGTCGATTACAGTCACCTGATGGATCGCACCGAAGAACTGCTGCGCGGTATCGCCGTCGATATTCTGGGCAATCCGGTTGTTTCCTATCAGGGCCAGACATACGACTTCGGCAAGCCGTTCACCCGCATGTCGGTCAAGGAAGCGATCCTGCACTACAACTCGGACATCAACGCCGACGACCTCGATGATCTGGAAAAGGCGAGCGCACATGCGAAACGCCTGGGTATCGACGTAAAGCCGACTTACGGCTTGGGCAAAGTGCAGATCGAGATCTTCGAAAAGACGGTCGAACACGAGTTGAAAGACCCGACCTTCATCACCGCCTACCCAACCGAAGTATCACCGCTGGCACGCCGCAACGACGCAGATCCGTTCGTTACCGATCGCTTCGAGTTCTTCGTCGGCGGTCGCGAGCTTGCCAATGGTTTCTCCGAGTTGAACGACCCGGAAGACCAGGCAGAGCGATTTCGCCGTCAGGTCGAAGAGAAAGAGGCCGGCGACGACGAGGCGATGCACTTCGACGCCGACTACGTCAGGGCACTCGAACACGGTCTGCCGCCGACCGCGGGTGAGGGTATCGGCATCGACCGCCTGGTGATGCTGTTTACCGATTCGCCCTCGATCCGCGACGTGCTGCTGTTCCCGCACATGCGGCCGGAAGTCTGA
- the gpmI gene encoding 2,3-bisphosphoglycerate-independent phosphoglycerate mutase: MSTLSGVPRRPVLLVILDGFGINPGRLNNAVAAAHTPNLDAYFSRYSHTALHASGPAVGLPDGQMGNSEVGHLTLGCGSIVRQDVVRIDDAIANGEFARNPALTQAVERAAKKKRPLHLIGLVSDGGVHSSLNHLAALIDLCHQHRVKPLLHMITDGRDTPPKSAPQFLPEVEPALHEAGGAIASVTGRYYAMDRDKRWDRTELAWRALIHGEGQHALSAEGGIRAAHAAGDGDEFIQPLLLPSFEPIRGGDEVVFFNFRKDRPRQLVAALGLDDFDGFDRGDTPRIDVTCMMAYDKTYGLPYAFEPERPAVTLGQVISAHGAKQFRCAETEKYPHVTFFFNGQRGDPYSGEEQVVIPSPKVDTYDHQPAMSAQAVADQVIDAIKRDEYGFILVNFANGDMVGHTAVRDAVVEAVETLDREVGRVLEAAVANDYSVIVTADHGNCEEMVDPLTDEPHTQHTVYPVPCIVIDNETWQLSCVGGLSNIAPTVLQLMGLDQPDTMTARSLLLKPLNAPSRVKRDPFHSAAA; encoded by the coding sequence ATGAGCACCCTAAGCGGCGTACCGCGACGCCCGGTTTTACTAGTCATTCTCGACGGCTTCGGTATCAATCCGGGCCGCCTGAACAATGCCGTCGCGGCCGCGCACACGCCCAATCTCGACGCCTATTTCTCGCGCTATTCGCACACCGCGCTGCACGCCTCCGGTCCTGCCGTTGGTCTGCCCGACGGCCAGATGGGTAACTCGGAGGTCGGCCACCTGACGCTCGGTTGCGGCAGCATCGTGCGCCAGGACGTGGTGCGCATCGACGATGCCATCGCCAACGGCGAGTTCGCGCGCAACCCGGCGCTGACCCAGGCTGTAGAACGGGCCGCCAAGAAGAAGCGCCCGCTGCACCTGATCGGACTGGTTTCGGACGGCGGTGTGCATTCGAGCCTGAATCATCTGGCAGCACTGATCGATCTGTGTCATCAGCATCGGGTCAAACCGCTGCTGCACATGATCACCGACGGCCGCGACACGCCGCCGAAATCGGCACCTCAGTTTCTGCCCGAAGTGGAACCGGCACTGCATGAAGCCGGCGGCGCGATCGCCAGCGTAACCGGCCGCTACTACGCCATGGATCGCGATAAGCGCTGGGACCGTACCGAACTTGCCTGGCGTGCCTTGATCCATGGCGAGGGCCAACACGCACTGTCTGCCGAGGGCGGCATCCGCGCGGCTCACGCAGCCGGCGATGGCGACGAATTCATTCAGCCGCTCCTGCTGCCGTCGTTCGAACCGATCCGCGGCGGCGATGAGGTGGTGTTCTTCAACTTCCGCAAAGACCGCCCGCGGCAATTGGTCGCGGCGTTGGGTCTGGACGACTTCGACGGCTTCGATCGCGGCGATACACCGCGCATCGACGTCACCTGCATGATGGCCTACGACAAGACCTACGGGCTACCCTACGCGTTCGAGCCCGAACGCCCGGCGGTCACGCTCGGCCAGGTGATCAGCGCGCACGGCGCGAAGCAGTTCCGTTGCGCCGAGACCGAGAAGTACCCGCACGTCACCTTCTTCTTCAACGGCCAGCGCGGTGACCCGTATAGCGGTGAAGAGCAGGTCGTGATCCCGTCGCCCAAGGTCGATACCTACGATCACCAGCCCGCGATGAGCGCGCAGGCCGTGGCCGACCAGGTGATCGACGCAATCAAGCGCGACGAGTACGGCTTTATCCTGGTGAACTTCGCCAATGGCGACATGGTGGGACACACCGCAGTGCGCGATGCGGTGGTCGAAGCGGTCGAAACCCTCGACCGCGAGGTCGGCCGGGTGCTCGAAGCGGCGGTGGCCAACGATTATTCGGTGATCGTGACCGCCGACCACGGCAACTGTGAGGAGATGGTCGACCCGTTGACCGATGAGCCACATACCCAGCACACCGTGTATCCGGTGCCGTGCATCGTCATTGACAACGAGACTTGGCAGCTATCGTGCGTCGGCGGCCTGTCGAATATCGCGCCAACCGTGCTGCAACTGATGGGGCTCGATCAGCCGGATACGATGACGGCGCGCTCGTTGCTGCTCAAACCGCTGAACGCGCCGTCGCGGGTCAAGCGCGATCCGTTCCACAGCGCCGCCGCTTGA